A window of Primulina huaijiensis isolate GDHJ02 chromosome 9, ASM1229523v2, whole genome shotgun sequence contains these coding sequences:
- the LOC140983892 gene encoding uncharacterized protein, translating into MRQRRWLELVKNYDCDISYHPGKANVVADALSRKTSFIAQLTVQRPLQVDIQQFELAVYVRSEAPNLSTMTVQSTMRDRIREGQSADEQLQKWKLRDESKGQKLYSEEYGIVRYRDRLWVRSGDSLREVVTKEASNTPYSIHPGSTKMYKDLQTLYWRSGMKRDIIKLRQNTRG; encoded by the coding sequence atgaggcagcgaaGATGGTTAGAACTGGTGAAGAATTACGACTGcgatattagctaccatccaggaaaGGCTAATGTGGTCGCGGACGCTTTGAGTAGAAAGACATCTTTTATTGCTCAATTGACAGTTCAGAGACCATTGCAAGTAGATATTCAGCAATTCGAGCTTGCAGTGTATGTTAGGAGCGAGGCTCCTAATCTTTCTACTATGACAGTACAGTCGACCATGAGGGATAGAATCCGTGAAGGTCAGTCTGCTgatgagcaattacagaaaTGGAAACTGAGAGATGAATCGAAGGGGCAGAAGTTGTATTCGGAGGAGTATGGcatagttcgatatcgagatcgACTTTGGGTTCGTAGTGGTGATTCACTGAGAGAAGTTGTTACGAAGGAAGCCTCTAATACtccgtactccattcatcctgGAAGTACGAAAATGTATAAAGATTTGCAGACATTATATTGGAGGTCGGGCATGAAACGAGACATCATCAAGTTaaggcagaacaccagaggCTAG